One part of the Streptococcus sp. oral taxon 431 genome encodes these proteins:
- the aroC gene encoding chorismate synthase, with protein MRYLTAGESHGPRLTAIIEGIPAGLPLTAEDINEDLKRRQGGYGRGGRMKIESDQVVFTSGVRHGKTTGAPITMDVINKDHQKWLDIMSAEDIEDKLKSKRKITHPRPGHADLVGGIKYRFDDLRNSLERSSARETTMRVAVGAVAKRLLAELDIEIANHVVVFGGKEIDVPENLTVAEIKKLATQSEVSIVNQEREQEIKDYIDQIKRDGDTIGGVVETVVGGVPVGLGSYVQWDRKLDARLAQAVVSINAFKGVEFGLGFKVGYLKGSQVMDEILWSSEDGYTRRTNNLGGFEGGMTNGQPILVRGVMKPIPTLYKPLMSVDIETHEPYKATVERSDPTALPAAGVVMEAVVATVLAQEILEKFSSDNLEELKEAVAKHREYTKNY; from the coding sequence ATGAGATATTTAACAGCAGGAGAATCACATGGTCCTCGTCTGACAGCAATAATTGAAGGAATCCCAGCAGGTCTTCCTTTAACTGCAGAAGATATTAATGAGGATCTCAAACGTCGTCAGGGTGGATACGGACGTGGTGGTCGTATGAAGATTGAAAGTGACCAAGTTGTCTTTACTTCTGGTGTTCGCCACGGGAAGACGACAGGGGCTCCCATTACCATGGATGTCATTAACAAAGACCATCAAAAATGGCTAGATATCATGTCTGCTGAGGATATTGAGGATAAACTTAAAAGTAAACGAAAAATCACACATCCTCGCCCAGGTCACGCTGACTTGGTAGGAGGTATCAAATACCGCTTTGATGATTTGCGAAATTCTCTGGAACGTTCATCTGCTCGTGAAACGACTATGCGGGTTGCAGTTGGGGCTGTTGCCAAGCGTCTTTTAGCTGAGCTTGATATCGAAATTGCTAATCATGTTGTTGTTTTTGGTGGCAAGGAAATTGATGTTCCAGAAAACTTGACAGTCGCGGAGATTAAGAAACTGGCTACTCAGTCAGAAGTTTCTATCGTCAACCAAGAACGCGAGCAGGAGATCAAGGATTATATTGATCAGATTAAACGTGATGGAGATACCATTGGTGGAGTTGTTGAAACAGTTGTCGGTGGTGTTCCAGTTGGTCTTGGTTCTTACGTCCAATGGGATCGTAAACTAGATGCACGATTAGCTCAAGCGGTTGTATCAATCAATGCCTTCAAGGGTGTGGAGTTTGGACTTGGTTTTAAAGTAGGTTATCTCAAGGGCAGCCAAGTCATGGATGAAATCCTCTGGTCATCAGAAGATGGCTATACTCGTCGTACTAATAATCTCGGAGGTTTCGAAGGTGGTATGACCAATGGCCAACCGATTCTTGTCCGTGGGGTCATGAAACCAATTCCGACTCTCTATAAGCCATTAATGAGTGTCGATATTGAAACCCATGAGCCTTATAAGGCAACGGTGGAGAGAAGTGATCCAACCGCTCTTCCAGCAGCAGGTGTTGTTATGGAAGCAGTCGTAGCAACAGTCTTGGCTCAAGAAATCTTAGAGAAATTTTCTTCTGATAATCTGGAAGAATTAAAAGAAGCTGTTGCTAAACATCGGGAGTATACAAAGAATTATTAA
- the aroD gene encoding type I 3-dehydroquinate dehydratase: MKLVVSVMPKSLEEAQGIDAMRYVDADIIEWRADFLPKEAILQVAPAIFEKFAGRELLFTLRTRAEGGEIDLDSAEYVQIIKDVAQLYQPEYIDFEYFSHKDVFEEMLDFPNLVLSYHNFQETPENMMEILSELTSLTPKVVKVSVMAQTEQDVLDLMNFTRGFKTLNPEQEYVTISMGKVGKVSRITSDVTGSSWSFASLDEASAPGQISLSSMKKIREILNED, translated from the coding sequence ATGAAATTAGTCGTTTCAGTAATGCCAAAGAGTTTGGAAGAGGCGCAAGGAATCGATGCCATGCGGTATGTTGATGCTGATATCATTGAGTGGCGTGCCGATTTCCTACCAAAGGAAGCTATTTTACAGGTAGCCCCAGCTATTTTTGAAAAATTTGCAGGTCGCGAACTCCTCTTTACCCTACGAACTCGTGCTGAGGGAGGAGAGATAGATTTGGATTCGGCAGAGTATGTACAAATTATCAAAGATGTAGCTCAACTCTATCAACCAGAATATATTGATTTTGAGTATTTTTCTCACAAGGATGTTTTTGAAGAGATGCTTGATTTTCCAAATCTAGTCTTGAGTTATCATAACTTTCAAGAAACTCCAGAGAATATGATGGAAATCTTATCCGAGCTAACCAGTCTAACTCCGAAAGTGGTTAAAGTATCGGTTATGGCTCAAACAGAACAAGATGTATTGGATCTTATGAACTTTACACGTGGCTTTAAAACATTGAACCCAGAACAAGAATATGTGACGATTTCTATGGGGAAAGTGGGTAAGGTTTCTCGTATCACTTCAGATGTGACGGGTTCTAGCTGGTCTTTTGCAAGTCTGGATGAAGCCAGTGCTCCAGGACAGATTTCACTTTCTAGCATGAAAAAAATTCGGGAGATACTAAATGAAGATTGA
- a CDS encoding alpha-amylase has protein sequence MKNQTLMQYFEWYLPHDGNHWTRLADDAEHLANLGISHIWMPPAFKATNEKDVGYGVYDLFDLGEFNQKGTVRTKYGFKEDYLHAIQTLKSHGIQPMADIVLNHKAAADHLESFQVIEVDPEDRTVELGEPFTINGWTGFTFDGRQNTYNDFHWHWYHFTGTDYDAKRHKSGIYLIQGDNKGWAHEELVDNENGNYDYLMYADLDFKHPEVIQNIYDWADWFMETTGVAGFRLDAVKHIDSFFMRNFIRDIKEKYGQDFYVFGEFWNPDKEANLDYLEKIEERFDLVDVRLHQNLFEASKAGEDYDLTTIFDDSLVQFNPDRAVTFVDNHDTQRGQALESTVEEWFKPAAYALILLREQGLPCVFYGDYYGISGQYAQQDFKDVLDRLLAIRKELAYGEQTDYFDDPNCIGWVRSGAENQSPLAIVISNAQENCKTMFVGQEWADQTFVDLLGNHPDQVTINAEGYGDFPVTERSLSVWGLAN, from the coding sequence ATGAAAAATCAAACCCTAATGCAATATTTTGAGTGGTATCTCCCCCACGATGGAAATCACTGGACACGCCTAGCTGACGACGCTGAACATCTAGCCAACTTAGGCATTAGTCACATTTGGATGCCCCCTGCTTTTAAAGCAACAAATGAAAAGGATGTTGGTTATGGCGTCTATGACTTGTTTGACCTTGGAGAATTTAATCAGAAGGGTACTGTACGTACCAAGTATGGCTTTAAAGAAGACTATCTTCATGCCATCCAAACTTTAAAATCTCATGGGATTCAACCAATGGCTGATATCGTCTTAAATCATAAGGCAGCCGCTGACCATTTAGAATCTTTCCAAGTAATAGAAGTGGATCCAGAAGATCGAACTGTGGAACTAGGAGAACCTTTTACCATCAATGGCTGGACTGGTTTTACCTTTGACGGACGACAAAACACCTACAATGACTTCCACTGGCACTGGTACCACTTTACTGGAACTGACTATGATGCTAAACGCCATAAATCTGGGATCTATCTGATACAGGGAGACAACAAAGGTTGGGCTCATGAGGAATTAGTCGACAATGAGAATGGCAATTACGACTATCTCATGTATGCCGATCTAGATTTCAAACATCCTGAAGTGATACAAAATATTTACGACTGGGCAGATTGGTTTATGGAAACGACTGGTGTAGCTGGTTTCCGTTTGGATGCAGTTAAACACATAGACTCTTTCTTTATGCGCAACTTCATTCGCGATATTAAAGAAAAATATGGCCAAGATTTCTATGTCTTTGGAGAATTCTGGAATCCAGACAAGGAAGCAAATCTGGACTACCTTGAAAAGATTGAAGAGCGCTTTGATCTTGTCGATGTTCGCCTTCACCAAAATCTCTTTGAAGCAAGCAAGGCTGGAGAAGACTATGATTTAACAACCATCTTTGATGATAGTCTGGTTCAATTCAATCCAGACCGAGCTGTAACCTTTGTCGATAATCATGATACTCAACGTGGCCAGGCTCTTGAATCCACTGTTGAAGAATGGTTTAAACCAGCAGCCTACGCCCTCATTCTTTTGCGAGAGCAGGGGCTCCCATGTGTCTTTTATGGAGACTACTACGGTATTTCTGGTCAATATGCTCAGCAAGATTTCAAAGATGTTCTTGACCGTTTGCTAGCTATTCGAAAAGAGTTGGCTTATGGAGAGCAAACGGACTACTTTGATGACCCTAATTGTATCGGTTGGGTCCGTTCAGGAGCTGAAAATCAATCACCACTTGCCATCGTGATTTCTAATGCCCAAGAAAACTGCAAGACCATGTTCGTCGGTCAAGAATGGGCTGACCAAACCTTTGTTGATTTGCTTGGTAACCATCCTGACCAAGTAACGATTAATGCTGAAGGTTATGGAGATTTCCCAGTTACAGAACGCTCGCTTAGTGTATGGGGACTGGCTAACTAA
- a CDS encoding YlbF/YmcA family competence regulator, translated as MSNIYDSANELSRGLRELPEYKAVKEARDAIQADAEASKIFADYIAFQHEIQVMAQTGQMPDASFQEKMESFGKQIQGNALLSAFFAKQQQLSIYLSDIEKIVFEPISELLK; from the coding sequence ATGTCAAATATTTATGATAGTGCAAACGAACTTAGTCGTGGACTACGCGAATTGCCTGAATACAAGGCGGTTAAGGAAGCTAGAGATGCTATCCAAGCCGATGCAGAAGCTAGTAAAATCTTTGCAGATTATATTGCTTTTCAACATGAAATCCAAGTCATGGCACAAACTGGTCAAATGCCCGACGCTTCTTTCCAAGAAAAAATGGAAAGCTTTGGTAAGCAGATTCAAGGCAACGCTCTTTTATCAGCTTTCTTTGCCAAACAGCAACAACTTTCTATTTATCTATCTGATATTGAAAAAATCGTATTTGAACCAATTTCAGAATTGCTAAAATAA
- a CDS encoding prephenate dehydrogenase gives MAKTIYIAGLGLIGASMALGIKRDHPDYEILGYNRSQASRDIALERGMIDRATDDFASFAPLADVIILSLPIKQTIAFIKELANLDLKEGVIISDAGSTKSAIVATAEKYFADKSVRFVGAHPMAGSHKTGAASADVNLFENAYYIFTPSSLTTPDTLEEMKDLLSGLHARFIEIDAEEHDRVTSQISHFPHILASGLMEQTANYAEEHEMARRFAAGGFRDMTRIAESEPGMWTSILLSNRETIIERIEDFKGRLDEIEQAISKGDENQIWNFFNQAREQRQAMEIHKRGGVDSSFDLYVDVPDEEDVILRILELLRGTSLVNIHINEENREDVHGILQISFKNAQDLKRAEQVITENTDYTVIIK, from the coding sequence ATGGCAAAAACCATCTATATCGCAGGACTAGGTTTGATTGGTGCTTCCATGGCACTCGGAATCAAGCGGGATCATCCTGATTATGAAATTTTAGGATACAATCGTAGTCAAGCGTCTAGAGATATTGCTTTGGAGCGAGGAATGATTGATCGTGCGACGGATGATTTTGCTAGTTTTGCTCCACTTGCAGATGTTATTATCCTCAGCTTACCAATCAAGCAAACCATTGCCTTTATTAAGGAATTGGCCAACTTGGACTTGAAAGAAGGTGTTATTATTTCCGATGCTGGATCGACCAAGTCAGCTATCGTGGCTACAGCTGAGAAGTATTTTGCTGATAAGTCCGTTCGCTTTGTTGGAGCTCATCCCATGGCAGGGAGTCATAAGACAGGGGCGGCTTCTGCCGATGTTAATCTTTTTGAAAATGCCTACTATATCTTTACGCCTTCGAGCCTAACGACTCCAGATACGCTTGAAGAAATGAAAGACTTGCTGTCGGGTCTTCATGCTCGTTTCATTGAAATCGATGCTGAAGAGCATGACCGAGTGACATCTCAGATTAGTCATTTTCCTCATATTTTAGCATCAGGTTTAATGGAACAAACTGCCAACTATGCTGAAGAGCATGAGATGGCACGACGGTTTGCGGCCGGTGGTTTTCGTGATATGACTCGAATCGCCGAAAGTGAGCCAGGCATGTGGACGTCTATCCTCCTATCCAATAGAGAGACTATTATTGAACGCATCGAGGACTTCAAAGGTCGTTTGGACGAGATTGAGCAAGCAATCAGTAAGGGTGATGAAAACCAAATCTGGAATTTTTTCAACCAAGCGCGTGAGCAACGCCAAGCTATGGAAATCCATAAACGTGGAGGAGTAGATAGCTCATTTGACCTATACGTAGATGTTCCCGATGAGGAAGATGTGATTTTACGCATCTTGGAATTGCTAAGAGGAACTTCTTTGGTCAATATCCATATCAATGAGGAAAACCGTGAGGATGTTCACGGGATTCTGCAAATTTCCTTTAAGAATGCTCAGGATTTAAAACGTGCTGAGCAAGTCATTACAGAAAATACTGACTACACAGTCATTATTAAATAA
- a CDS encoding class I SAM-dependent rRNA methyltransferase → MNKVFVSRRVEKKLNQGLVLLEEIDFPELSETDQEVELLSQNKQFLGKAYLSRQNKGIGWFVTNQKLSFNQKFFESLFEKAKQKRSAYYQDELTTAFRLFNQEGDGFGGMTLDLYGDYVVFSWYNSYIYGLRQQILAAFAQVFPEVLGAYEKIRFKGLDYESAHIYGQEAPENFTVLENGVLYQVFMNDGLMTGIFLDQHEVRGSLVDGLAMGKSLLNMFSYTAAFSVAAAMGGASETTSVDLAKRSRELSEAHFHANGLSLDSHRFIVMDVFEYFKYAKRKGLSYDVIVLDPPSFARNKKQTFSVAKDYHKLISQSLEILNPGGMIIASTNAANVSRQKFIEQIDKGFAGRKYQVLQKYGLPADFVYNEKDESSNYLKVISMKVTK, encoded by the coding sequence ATGAATAAAGTATTCGTCAGTAGACGTGTTGAAAAAAAACTAAACCAAGGTCTAGTACTTTTGGAGGAAATTGATTTTCCAGAACTATCTGAAACTGATCAAGAAGTTGAGTTATTGAGTCAAAACAAGCAGTTTTTGGGCAAGGCCTATTTATCTCGTCAAAATAAGGGGATTGGTTGGTTTGTAACGAACCAGAAGCTTTCTTTTAACCAAAAATTCTTTGAAAGTTTGTTTGAAAAAGCCAAACAAAAACGTTCTGCTTACTATCAAGATGAGTTGACAACTGCCTTTCGTTTGTTTAATCAAGAAGGCGATGGTTTTGGTGGAATGACTTTGGATCTCTATGGAGATTATGTTGTTTTTTCATGGTATAACTCCTATATCTATGGACTTCGCCAACAGATCTTAGCAGCTTTTGCTCAGGTTTTCCCTGAAGTCTTAGGTGCCTATGAAAAGATTCGTTTTAAAGGTCTAGACTATGAGTCTGCCCATATCTATGGTCAAGAAGCACCAGAAAATTTTACAGTTCTTGAGAATGGTGTCCTCTATCAAGTCTTTATGAACGACGGTCTTATGACAGGCATCTTCTTGGACCAACATGAAGTGCGTGGTAGCTTGGTTGATGGTTTAGCCATGGGCAAGTCCTTGCTAAATATGTTTTCCTACACAGCAGCTTTCTCAGTTGCTGCAGCCATGGGAGGAGCTAGTGAAACAACCTCTGTAGACCTAGCCAAACGTTCAAGAGAACTGTCAGAAGCTCATTTTCATGCCAATGGACTCAGTCTTGACAGTCATCGTTTCATCGTCATGGATGTCTTTGAATACTTTAAATACGCTAAACGCAAGGGCTTGTCTTATGATGTGATCGTTCTGGATCCACCTAGCTTTGCCCGTAATAAAAAGCAAACCTTCTCTGTAGCTAAGGACTATCACAAGTTGATTTCCCAGAGTTTAGAGATTTTAAATCCGGGAGGTATGATCATTGCTAGCACCAATGCTGCCAATGTTTCCCGTCAAAAATTTATAGAACAAATCGACAAAGGATTCGCAGGAAGAAAATATCAGGTTCTTCAAAAGTATGGACTTCCAGCAGACTTTGTCTACAATGAAAAAGATGAAAGTAGTAATTACCTCAAGGTGATTAGCATGAAGGTAACTAAATGA
- a CDS encoding TPM domain-containing protein translates to MKKLILLLIIPLFFFMPLVAANIAVPDRSLNGIYDPNGYLTTSVAETLESMNTGSETQVGIYIVDTLDGSSIEEVANEVARKWKIGKQDSNSGILIAIAIKDRKFRIETSNEAAIWLPDSKASSLLNDSKPYMKEGKYTDALNRILVGISKAESGKSEIINKKENKNTQLPKSLKYTAIIIAILRICFNYIPLFILVYALLATCFDYLKRCRFSKYEYEGKGKLYPDFPNFVPNDTWTEERKSDYKKNKRLIRSQFNYAGYNKLYPNSKGFLPNDTWTTLLIEAYYAEVERKQLDRLNRSQYSYNGKGKLYPNDKDFVKNASWTSELKKSYYASQRVQSSSYGRLDSSTSSYDTGSSSSSWSSDDWDGGGFDGGGSSDSW, encoded by the coding sequence ATGAAAAAGTTAATTTTACTCTTAATTATCCCTTTATTCTTTTTTATGCCACTAGTGGCGGCTAATATAGCTGTTCCAGATCGGTCTTTAAATGGTATATACGATCCTAATGGTTATTTAACCACTAGTGTTGCAGAAACGTTAGAGAGTATGAATACTGGAAGTGAAACCCAAGTAGGTATTTACATTGTAGATACCCTGGACGGTTCCAGTATCGAAGAGGTAGCCAATGAGGTTGCACGCAAATGGAAAATTGGGAAACAAGATTCCAACAGTGGAATTTTAATCGCTATTGCTATAAAGGATAGGAAGTTTCGTATTGAAACATCCAACGAAGCAGCAATTTGGCTACCTGACTCGAAGGCTAGTTCTTTACTAAATGATTCGAAGCCTTACATGAAAGAAGGGAAATATACTGATGCTCTTAACAGAATTCTAGTAGGTATTTCTAAAGCTGAATCTGGGAAATCTGAAATCATAAACAAGAAAGAGAATAAGAATACTCAGCTTCCAAAAAGCTTAAAATACACAGCAATAATTATTGCAATCCTTAGGATATGCTTTAACTACATTCCGTTATTTATCTTGGTTTATGCACTTTTAGCAACTTGCTTCGATTACTTAAAAAGATGTCGCTTTTCTAAGTATGAGTATGAGGGAAAGGGGAAGCTGTATCCAGATTTTCCTAACTTTGTACCTAACGATACGTGGACTGAAGAACGTAAATCGGACTATAAAAAAAATAAGCGTTTAATTAGGTCTCAGTTTAACTACGCAGGATATAACAAACTGTATCCAAACTCAAAAGGTTTTCTACCTAATGATACTTGGACTACATTACTGATAGAAGCATACTACGCAGAAGTTGAAAGAAAGCAACTAGATAGGCTGAACCGCTCTCAATACTCTTATAATGGGAAGGGAAAACTCTATCCAAACGATAAAGATTTTGTGAAGAATGCTTCTTGGACTTCCGAGCTTAAAAAAAGCTACTATGCTTCACAAAGGGTACAGTCAAGTTCTTATGGTAGATTAGATTCTTCCACATCTAGTTATGATACTGGTAGTTCTAGTTCATCTTGGTCTTCCGATGATTGGGATGGCGGAGGATTTGATGGTGGTGGCTCTTCAGATAGCTGGTAA
- a CDS encoding DnaD domain-containing protein has protein sequence MTYLDAFKSGNLVLPSALLLNYNQLFSSSDDFLVWQFFYLQNTTVLGELSPSQIAEKIGKQVYEVNQAISRLTEKGLLQYRTIELSGEIEVIFDATLALKRLDQLFEKQEPNQALPAKNDLKDLVETFQQELGRLLSPFEIEDLEKSLKEDGTSADLIKEALREAVLNGKPNWKYIQAILRNWRHEGIKSVVQVEAKRQEREATNPQNVQVSADFQNAMDLWKD, from the coding sequence ATGACATATTTAGACGCTTTCAAATCAGGGAACTTGGTGTTACCAAGTGCTCTGCTCTTAAACTACAATCAACTTTTCTCATCAAGCGATGATTTCTTAGTTTGGCAATTCTTTTACCTACAAAATACAACAGTTTTAGGGGAATTGTCCCCAAGTCAAATCGCTGAGAAAATAGGCAAGCAAGTCTATGAAGTCAATCAAGCGATTTCCAGATTGACAGAAAAAGGCTTACTCCAATATCGTACGATTGAACTCAGTGGAGAAATAGAAGTTATTTTTGATGCGACTTTGGCTTTAAAGCGCTTAGACCAACTTTTTGAAAAGCAAGAACCAAACCAAGCGCTACCCGCTAAAAATGATTTGAAAGACTTGGTGGAAACCTTCCAACAAGAACTAGGGCGTCTCTTGAGTCCTTTTGAGATCGAAGATTTAGAAAAGAGTTTGAAAGAAGACGGAACCAGTGCGGACCTGATCAAAGAGGCCCTACGTGAGGCCGTTTTAAATGGAAAACCAAATTGGAAGTATATCCAAGCTATCCTACGAAACTGGCGTCATGAAGGAATTAAGAGTGTAGTCCAGGTAGAGGCGAAGCGTCAGGAGAGAGAAGCGACTAATCCTCAAAATGTTCAAGTTTCTGCAGATTTTCAAAATGCTATGGATCTTTGGAAAGATTAA
- a CDS encoding shikimate dehydrogenase, translated as MKIDGYTRLAAVVANPIKHSISPFIHNQAFEATHTNGVYVAWEVEATDLAETVANVRRYQMFGINLSMPYKEQVISYLDQLSEEARLIGAVNTVVNREGTLIGYNTDGKGFFKSLPSFKISGKRMVLLGAGGAAKAILAQAILDGVSQVSVFVRSASIEKTRPYLEKLQNETGFKVDLFALEDVSELQARIIDSDLLVNATSVGMDGVSLPIPASVVLPEKLLVADVIYQPFETPFFNWARNQGNHAVNGLGMLLYQAAEAFQLWTGKKMPTDQIWELLKQKYQK; from the coding sequence ATGAAGATTGATGGCTACACACGTTTAGCAGCTGTAGTCGCCAATCCTATCAAACATTCCATTTCTCCCTTCATTCACAATCAAGCTTTTGAAGCAACTCATACCAATGGTGTCTATGTAGCTTGGGAAGTAGAAGCGACTGACTTGGCAGAAACAGTTGCAAATGTTCGTCGCTATCAGATGTTTGGGATCAATCTTTCCATGCCTTACAAGGAGCAGGTGATTTCTTATTTGGATCAGTTGAGTGAAGAAGCTCGGTTGATTGGTGCTGTCAATACAGTGGTGAATCGAGAGGGAACTTTAATCGGATATAACACAGATGGCAAGGGATTCTTTAAGAGCTTGCCTTCTTTTAAAATATCTGGGAAAAGAATGGTATTGTTAGGAGCTGGCGGTGCAGCCAAGGCAATTTTGGCGCAGGCAATCTTGGATGGAGTCAGTCAAGTTTCTGTCTTTGTACGTTCGGCTTCAATAGAAAAAACAAGACCTTACTTAGAAAAACTACAAAATGAAACAGGGTTTAAAGTAGATTTATTTGCTTTAGAAGATGTTTCTGAACTGCAAGCAAGGATAATTGATTCGGATTTACTGGTAAATGCGACTAGTGTTGGCATGGATGGAGTATCTCTGCCAATCCCAGCAAGTGTCGTTTTACCAGAGAAGCTTTTGGTAGCTGATGTGATTTATCAACCCTTTGAGACACCATTTTTTAATTGGGCAAGAAACCAGGGCAATCATGCTGTTAATGGCCTGGGCATGTTGCTTTACCAAGCAGCTGAAGCTTTTCAGTTATGGACCGGCAAGAAAATGCCAACCGATCAAATCTGGGAATTACTAAAACAAAAGTATCAAAAATGA
- the aroB gene encoding 3-dehydroquinate synthase, which produces MKIKIDLPHHPYDIQIEKGCLSQAGKWLRELWQPQKVVIITDNHVASLYAEKVKLSLEDAGFQVAVFDFLEGEERKNLTTVQKAYEFLVKQDLTRSDGIVALGGGVVGDLAGFVASTYMRSIHFVQIPTSLTAQVDSSIGGKTGVNTPFAKNMVGTFAQPDGVLIDPTVLETLGKRELIEGMGEVIKYGLIEDPELWDLLSEMDGSVESILEHSESLIEHSCQVKRKMVVEDELDNGIRLYLNFGHTIGHAIEATAGYGKVMHGEAVAMGMVQVSKVAEQKGLMPAGITQSIREMCQKFGLPVGYENWDLDKLYQALTHDKKARGNTLKLVLVPELGSARIHPVSLEEMKDYLVK; this is translated from the coding sequence ATGAAAATCAAAATAGACCTTCCCCACCATCCTTATGATATTCAGATTGAAAAAGGATGCCTGTCTCAAGCAGGAAAATGGTTGAGGGAACTTTGGCAACCGCAAAAAGTCGTTATCATTACAGATAACCATGTGGCTTCTCTCTATGCAGAAAAAGTAAAATTGAGCTTAGAGGATGCTGGTTTTCAAGTGGCAGTTTTTGACTTTCTAGAGGGTGAAGAGCGAAAAAATCTAACCACGGTTCAAAAAGCTTATGAATTTCTAGTTAAGCAAGACTTGACTCGCAGTGATGGAATCGTAGCTTTAGGTGGTGGTGTAGTTGGTGATTTGGCTGGCTTTGTAGCCTCAACCTATATGCGAAGTATTCACTTTGTTCAAATTCCGACTAGCTTGACAGCTCAAGTTGACTCTTCAATCGGAGGTAAGACAGGAGTGAATACTCCTTTTGCCAAGAATATGGTGGGAACTTTTGCACAGCCAGATGGTGTTTTGATTGACCCAACTGTTCTTGAGACCTTAGGTAAGAGAGAGTTGATTGAAGGAATGGGTGAAGTCATCAAGTATGGCTTAATTGAAGATCCAGAACTCTGGGACTTATTATCTGAAATGGATGGTTCTGTAGAGAGTATTTTGGAGCATTCAGAAAGTTTGATTGAGCATTCTTGCCAGGTGAAGCGAAAGATGGTAGTTGAGGATGAATTGGACAATGGCATTCGTCTGTATCTCAACTTTGGTCATACAATCGGCCATGCTATTGAAGCAACTGCTGGTTACGGAAAAGTCATGCACGGTGAGGCAGTAGCTATGGGAATGGTTCAGGTTTCTAAGGTAGCAGAACAAAAAGGCCTTATGCCAGCTGGAATCACTCAGTCTATCCGAGAAATGTGTCAGAAATTTGGCCTTCCTGTGGGTTATGAAAACTGGGACCTTGATAAGCTCTATCAGGCTTTGACTCACGATAAAAAAGCGCGTGGCAATACTTTGAAATTAGTCTTGGTACCAGAGCTTGGTTCAGCAAGGATTCACCCAGTTTCTCTCGAAGAAATGAAAGATTACTTAGTAAAATAA